The Aliiroseovarius sediminilitoris region ACCTGCGCGCGCCTGTCCACAGCCTGTGCCAAAGCGGCGCGGGCGGCGGGTGTCACCGTGCATGAGGGCGGCACCTATCTGGCGATGGAAGGCCCGCAGTTTTCGACCCTTGCTGAAAGCCGTCTCTATCGTGACCAATGGGGCGCGGATGTGATCGGCATGACCAACATGCCCGAGGCCAAACTCGCCCGCGAGGCAGAAATTTGCTATGCCTCGGTCGCGATGGTCACGGATTACGACTGTTGGCATCCAGACCATGATGAGGTCGACGTGGCGCAGGTGATCGCCACCCTGACCGGCAATGGCGACAAGGCGAAGCGCATGGTGGCGGGGCTGCCCGATCTGCTGGGGGTCAACCGTGAATCCTGCCCGCACGGATGCGACCGGGCGCTGGACATGGCGATCATGACGGCCCCCGACAAACGCGATCCCGCGTTATTGGCGAAGTTGAACGCCGTTGCGAGGCGGGTACTGTGACCACGGGCCTCTTGCGTCAGTGCCGGGATTGCGCCAAACCGATGCCGATCAATTTGCGAAAGGCGTTCCCATGAACAAGGGCAAGACCGTCAAGGACTACATCCGCACCATCGTTGACTTCCCGCATGAAGGCATCCTGTTTCGCGATGTGACCACCCTGTTTGCCGACCCGCGCGGGTTTCGCATGGCGATAGACCAGATGCTGCACCCCTATGCGGGCGAGGAAATCGACAAGGTGATCGGGCTAGAGGCGCGCGGCTTTATTCTGGGCGGCGCGATTGCGCATCAACTGACCCTTGGTTTCGTGCCGATCCGCAAGAAGGGCAAGTTGCCAGGTGCCACGCTGTCTCAATCTTACACGCTGGAATACGGTGAAGCGGTTGTGGAAATCCATGATGACGCGATCCAGCCCGGCGAGAAGGTCCTGTTGGTCGATGATCTGCTGGCGACCGGAGGCACGGCTGAAGCGGGCATCAAATTGATCGAGCGGTTAGGCGGCGAGATTGTGGGATGTGCCTTCATTGTCGATCTGCCCGAATTGGGCGGTCGCAAGCTGCTTGAGGAAATGGGCATGGATGTCCATGTTCTGTGCGAATTCGAAGGGGCGTGAACCTCTTGTTAACGTCGATGCGCTAATCCTATCATTGCCTGACAGGAGTTCAGGCGCTGCTTGCTGGCATGACATATCGTGCAACGCCCCGCCCCACCCTGGCGGGGCGTTTTCTTTTGCGGGTTGAAGCTTGTCTTTTGAAACTAATTGGCCGGAAAGATCACACCGGGGTTCATGATCCCTGAAGGATCAAGCGCATCCTTGATCCTGCGCATCGCGGCCAGCCGCGCGGGATCGCCATAGCGTTGCAATTCGTTTGGCTTCAAACGGCCAATGCCGTGCTCGGCGCTGAACGACCCGTCAAACTGCTGCACCAGACCATAGACAACATCGCGGACCTGCTTCCGCCAGGCGGTGAAATCTGACGCCGCCTGACCGTCGGGCGGAAACACGTTGTAATGCAGATTGCCGTCGCCCAGATGCCCGAAAGCGTTGACCCGAAACGGACCAAGGCACGCAATGGCGGCATCAGCCTTGTCCAAAAAATCAGCGATGGCAGACAGGGGCAATGAAATATCGTGCGAGCTGATTGCTCCTATGGTCTTGTTGGCCAGCGGTATCTCTTCGCGCAGTTTCCACAAGGCGGCGCGCTGACCGTCGCTTTGCGCGATCACCCCGTCGTCGCTCAGCCCCGCGCGTTCGGCCCCGGTAAACAATTGGGCCAGCTCCTCCTCGGGATCTTGGGTTGGACCCAGACCAAGATCAATCAACACCGACCAGTCCGGCCGTGTGATAAAGGGTTGTCGACCGCCCAAGCCAGAGGCTTGCAAGAAATCCAACCCAGTGCCCTTGATCAACTCGAACGCGCTGATCCCCTGCCCCAGCCGGGCCTGCGCAAGCGCCAACAACTCCAACGCCGCAGCCGGATCACTCACTTTCAGAAGTGCGGTGCCGTTGCGAGCCGGTTTTGGAAAAAGCCGCAGGCTGGCGGCGGTGATGACGCCCAATGTCCCCTCGGCGCCGCAAAGCAGCGCCCGCAGATCAAACCCGGTATTGTCCTTGCGCAACCGTTTCAGCCCGTGATGGATTGACCCGTCGGGCAACACCGCCTCGATCCCAAGGCACAGATCGCGGGCCGAACCATAACGCAGCACATTCACCCCCCCTGCATTGGTAGACAGACATCCGCCAATCCGGCACGACCCCTCTGATGCCAGCGACAGGGGGAAAAGCCGTTCCTCGGACGCGGCGGCGGCCTGAACATCGGCCAATATCGCCCCAGCCTCGGCCACCAACACATTCTCGGACGGATGCACGGCGCGGATGCGCGTCATCCTCTCAAGGCTCAGGATCACAGGCGTTGCATCCGGCATGACCTGCCCGCCGACCAGACCTGTGCCGCCGCCGAAGGGCACCACCGGCACGCGGGCCGCTGCGCACTCTCTTATGATCAGAGACACGTGATCGGTTGAGGATGGTGCCAGCACCAATCCACCCCCGCCGTGAAACAAACCGCGCGGCTCTTGTTGATAGGTTGGGTCTAGGGGACGAAACACCTTATCGGGCAACAGGGCACGCAGCCGGGTTTCAAATGCACCGTCCACTGACTTCAGATCGCCCATCATCGCCCCGTTGCTGTCTTATCCCGCCTGCGTCCGCCCGCGCCGGTCTGATCGAAGGTTGGCATAGAGCACGTGATTGCGCCAGCGCCCGTTGATTTGCAGATAACTTTGGGCCACACCCTCGTATTTGTAACCAACCTTCTCCAGCACCCCGCGCGAAGCGGCGTTTTCCGGCAGACAGCCCGCTTCCAGTCGTGACAGATCAAGTTCGTTGAACGCGTAGTGGACCACGGCCTCGAGTCCTTCACGCATGTAGCCCTGACGGGCAAAGCGTTCGCCGACCCAATATCCGGTTGTTCCCGCCTGCGACGGACCGCGCCGGATATGGTCGAGCGTGACCGCGCCGACCAATGCGTTATCAGCCCGTCGAAACATGAAAAGTGGAAGCGCAGTGCCCCCCTGGATCGAACGGTTGGCCCAATACACGCGATTTGTGAAACTTTTTCGGCTTAGATGATCCTGCGCCCAAGTCGGTTCCCATGGGGTCAGAAAGTCGCGGCTGGCGGTGCGCAACGCTGACCAACCGCGAAAGTCGCCATGCGTGGGTGGTCGCAGGGTCAGTCGTTCGGTTTCGATCCTGACCTTCTTGGACCGACCCAGCATCAAGCGACACGCCTGTCTTGCAAGACCTCAAACGGAAGCGCATCTTCCGCCGGGCCATAAACGGCCATCGCCATTTCACCCCGGGTCAAGCTCGCCCCAAAGTCGCGCAAATCGGCCAGCGTCACCGCGTCAATCTTCTCGACCGTTTCGGAAAGGGACGGCACACGGCCCCAGATGGCGACCAGGCGGGCCATCCGTTCGGCGCGCGACGATGGGCTTTCCAGCCCCATCAGCAGCCCCGCCTTCATCTGAACGCGCGCCCGCTCCAACTCGCGTTCCGTGATATCGGTGCCAGCCCGTTTCATCTCGTCAATGCACAGGCGGGACAGATCAGCAATATCATCGCCCGAGGTGCCCGCATAAATCGTCATCATTCCTGTGTCGTCATAGGCACCAAGCTGTGAGAAGACCGAATAGCAAAGACCGCGCTTTTCGCGCGCTTCCTGAAACAGACGCGAGGACATCCCCCCACCAAGAACGGAACTGAACAGTTGAGCCGCATAAAACGCATCGTCGCGATAGCTGGGCGCTTCCAACCCAAGCGTGAAATGCACCTGTTCCAACCCGTTGCGAACTTCGACACGCGACCCGCTGGACCACCGTGCGGCATCTGTCATGCGTGGTTTGCTGGGTGCCAGATGCCCAAATGCGGCCTCGGCAAGGCGCAGAATCTGGTCATGATCGACCGCTCCCGCGGCAGACAGGATCAACTGATCCGGACCATAATGCTGGTCCACAAACGATGACAGATCGCTTTTGCCAAATGACCGCACCCGGTCGGCTGGGCCAAGGATGGTGCGGCCCATCGGTTGATCCGGAAATGCGGCTTCTTGCAACCAGTCGAACACTACATCATCGGGCGTATCCAATGCCTGACCGATTTCCTGCAAGATCACACCGCGCTCAACCTCGATCTCGCTGGTGTCAAACACCGGGTTCAGCACGATGTCCGATATGACATCAAGGCCCAGCGCCACATCGTTCTTCAAGACACGCACGTAGTAAGCTGTCACTTCGCGCGAGGTATAAGCGTTGATGTAGCCGCCTACATCCTCGATCGCCTCGGCGATCTCAAGTGCCGAGCGCCGTTCGGTGCCTTTGAACGCCATATGTTCCAGAAAATGCGCGATGCC contains the following coding sequences:
- a CDS encoding S-methyl-5'-thioadenosine phosphorylase codes for the protein MDMHIGIIGGSGIYEIDGLDGARWHRVDSPWGTPSDQVLTGRLGGMKMSFLPRHGRGHVHAPSDVPYRANIDALKRLGVTDVISVSACGSFRENMAPGDFVIVDQFIDRTFARAKSFFGSGCVAHVGFAHPTCARLSTACAKAARAAGVTVHEGGTYLAMEGPQFSTLAESRLYRDQWGADVIGMTNMPEAKLAREAEICYASVAMVTDYDCWHPDHDEVDVAQVIATLTGNGDKAKRMVAGLPDLLGVNRESCPHGCDRALDMAIMTAPDKRDPALLAKLNAVARRVL
- a CDS encoding adenine phosphoribosyltransferase, with the translated sequence MNKGKTVKDYIRTIVDFPHEGILFRDVTTLFADPRGFRMAIDQMLHPYAGEEIDKVIGLEARGFILGGAIAHQLTLGFVPIRKKGKLPGATLSQSYTLEYGEAVVEIHDDAIQPGEKVLLVDDLLATGGTAEAGIKLIERLGGEIVGCAFIVDLPELGGRKLLEEMGMDVHVLCEFEGA
- a CDS encoding FAD-binding oxidoreductase, giving the protein MGDLKSVDGAFETRLRALLPDKVFRPLDPTYQQEPRGLFHGGGGLVLAPSSTDHVSLIIRECAAARVPVVPFGGGTGLVGGQVMPDATPVILSLERMTRIRAVHPSENVLVAEAGAILADVQAAAASEERLFPLSLASEGSCRIGGCLSTNAGGVNVLRYGSARDLCLGIEAVLPDGSIHHGLKRLRKDNTGFDLRALLCGAEGTLGVITAASLRLFPKPARNGTALLKVSDPAAALELLALAQARLGQGISAFELIKGTGLDFLQASGLGGRQPFITRPDWSVLIDLGLGPTQDPEEELAQLFTGAERAGLSDDGVIAQSDGQRAALWKLREEIPLANKTIGAISSHDISLPLSAIADFLDKADAAIACLGPFRVNAFGHLGDGNLHYNVFPPDGQAASDFTAWRKQVRDVVYGLVQQFDGSFSAEHGIGRLKPNELQRYGDPARLAAMRRIKDALDPSGIMNPGVIFPAN
- a CDS encoding GNAT family N-acetyltransferase, producing MLGRSKKVRIETERLTLRPPTHGDFRGWSALRTASRDFLTPWEPTWAQDHLSRKSFTNRVYWANRSIQGGTALPLFMFRRADNALVGAVTLDHIRRGPSQAGTTGYWVGERFARQGYMREGLEAVVHYAFNELDLSRLEAGCLPENAASRGVLEKVGYKYEGVAQSYLQINGRWRNHVLYANLRSDRRGRTQAG
- a CDS encoding M16 family metallopeptidase — encoded protein: MSVRLDRLPNGVSVVTEYMPGLESASVGVWVTAGGRHETPAQNGIAHFLEHMAFKGTERRSALEIAEAIEDVGGYINAYTSREVTAYYVRVLKNDVALGLDVISDIVLNPVFDTSEIEVERGVILQEIGQALDTPDDVVFDWLQEAAFPDQPMGRTILGPADRVRSFGKSDLSSFVDQHYGPDQLILSAAGAVDHDQILRLAEAAFGHLAPSKPRMTDAARWSSGSRVEVRNGLEQVHFTLGLEAPSYRDDAFYAAQLFSSVLGGGMSSRLFQEAREKRGLCYSVFSQLGAYDDTGMMTIYAGTSGDDIADLSRLCIDEMKRAGTDITERELERARVQMKAGLLMGLESPSSRAERMARLVAIWGRVPSLSETVEKIDAVTLADLRDFGASLTRGEMAMAVYGPAEDALPFEVLQDRRVA